The window CAGGCGGGCAGGCTGCCGCGGCTTGGACTTTTTCTTCAAAAGGGCTCGTATGGGTTTATCCCGCCATCTGTTTAGCTCGGGGCGGGATCCCGCCTCAAGTCTAACTCCGGGCGGGACAATCTATCACGGGTATATTCTATGCGCGTATCTATGTATCCCGAACTGTAGTTCTCAACATTCGGGCACCCCATCCAATCCGCCTTTCATAAGTCCCATCGGATTGGGTTTACAATCTGTAGTTGTAGGGGAGGTTTAAACCTCCCCTACGACATAAGCGCGTATCTATATGCCCGAACCATTCTTGCTGTATTCGGGACACCCCATCCCTGCCCGCCAGACTTAGCTTGCTGCGATCAGGCGGGCATACTTCGCCCTTATCATAAAAAGTCTCAAGCCGCGTCACCCGAAAAATTTCCAGATAGAATAAGGCTGAATAACCTAAGCCGACGTTATGATGAGCACATTGTCCCGCCGGGAGTAAGATTAGGGGCGGGATCCCGCCCCGCGTATGTTTCCGGGCGGGAAAAATATTCCTGCTCGTCAGCTAAGGTAAAATATTTTGTGCCACGAGACAGCTACCGGCAGGTTGCTCTTGAGGCGTAAGATTTTGCCAAGGTAATAACTACTACCTAAGGTAATAGGCGCCATAGTTGCCATAAGGGCTGTAATAACATATTAGATACATCTTTACATAAACACTCTTGAAGGCAAAATTAGCCGAAAGAGCGCCTGCCGGTAAAGCTGCTAAAGATAAACAGTCACAAAATATTTTATCGGTAATTTCCTATTGTATTATAGGACTACATTTGTTAATATAATAAAACTTTACAAAGGAGGGGCAGTGAAAGCATTGATAACATACTATTCGTTCAGCGGCAATACGGATAAAGTGGTAAAGATATTCGCCGACGTCATGAAACAAAAGGGCGAAGTCGATGTGCAGAGGCTGAAGCCGGTAAATGAGATAGACGATTTTGGCGGGCAGTGCCGGGCCGCTTTTACCAAAAAGAGGGCGGAGCTGAAAGACGGCGTCAAGTATGACGCGAGCCATTACGATCTCGTATTATTAGGGTCCCCGGTCTGGGCGTTCGCCCCGACGCCGGCGTTAAACACCTATCTCGATAAGATATCCGGCCTGAACGGCAAGAAGGCGATACTGCTTCTCACTTCAGGAAGCGGCCTTGGCGTTAAAAGATGTTTCAACAGCATAAAGACCGTCCTCCAAAATAAAGGCGTGACGGACATAAGCGAGATAAACATACCGGATAGAAAATTAGGGGACGAAGCCTTTATAGTGTCGGCGATAAAGAAGGTAGTAGGATAGTATGCGTGTTGCGATGTACTATGCTAATAACGACGTCCGCCTCGAAGAGAGGCCGCGGCCCACGCCCGGGGCGGGTGAGATACTGGTGCGCATCGAGGCGAGCGGGATATGCGGTACCGATTGCCTGGAGTGGTACCGTATACATAGGGTCCCTCTAGTCCTCGGGCATGAGATAGCGGGCGTCATAGTCGAAACCGGGAAAGGCGTTAAGCGGTACAAAGTCGGCGACAGGGTCTCAGTGTCGCACCATGTGCCGTGCGGCAAATGCCGGTTCTGCCGCGCCGGACATGAGACGGTCTGCGATATGCTGCGTAAGACGAATTTTGACCCGGGCGGGTTCTCCGAATTCGTCCGAGTACCTAAGATAAATGTTGAAAAAGGCGTATATATTATTCCGAAAAACGTCTCTTTTGAGGAAGCGACATTTATAGAACCGCTTGCCTGTGTGATCAGAGGGCATAGGCTTGCGGGGATGAAAAAAGGGAAGAGCGTTCTCGTGATCGGCAGCGGCATATCGGGCTTATTGCATATAAAACTTGCCAGGTCGGCC is drawn from Candidatus Omnitrophota bacterium and contains these coding sequences:
- a CDS encoding NAD(P)H-dependent oxidoreductase; this translates as MKALITYYSFSGNTDKVVKIFADVMKQKGEVDVQRLKPVNEIDDFGGQCRAAFTKKRAELKDGVKYDASHYDLVLLGSPVWAFAPTPALNTYLDKISGLNGKKAILLLTSGSGLGVKRCFNSIKTVLQNKGVTDISEINIPDRKLGDEAFIVSAIKKVVG
- a CDS encoding zinc-dependent dehydrogenase; the encoded protein is MYYANNDVRLEERPRPTPGAGEILVRIEASGICGTDCLEWYRIHRVPLVLGHEIAGVIVETGKGVKRYKVGDRVSVSHHVPCGKCRFCRAGHETVCDMLRKTNFDPGGFSEFVRVPKINVEKGVYIIPKNVSFEEATFIEPLACVIRGHRLAGMKKGKSVLVIGSGISGLLHIKLARSAGAGRIFATDISDFRLKAAKKAGAHLAINAAEYTPERLKDMNGGLLADLVVICAGAASAIEQGLKSVERGGTILIFAATGKGVTIPLSVNDLFWRNEVTVTSSYAGSPDDHREALKKIASKKVKVCDMITHRFGLEDAVKGFRLVAEAKESIKVIIEPQK